A window of Amycolatopsis australiensis contains these coding sequences:
- a CDS encoding lysophospholipid acyltransferase family protein, giving the protein MEEEIVARREKGGFWVGLAAAVFYPLTGIARRVYVGDEKIPREGPALLVLNHISHLDPVVDAVFVHRQKRVPRFLGKESLTRTPIFGKVFVGSGQIPVSRGSAAAGDSLKAAHQALQEGKVVVIYPEGTITKDPAGWPKESYTGAARLAIQNDVPVIPIARWGTSQLFNGYTKKFKPFPRKTITHNVGDPLDLSAYRGGSARSAAKLREVTQVMMDEVTRLLAEIRHEEPPAAKPGETA; this is encoded by the coding sequence GTGGAGGAGGAGATCGTGGCCCGGCGTGAGAAGGGCGGCTTCTGGGTGGGGTTGGCCGCCGCCGTGTTCTATCCGCTCACCGGTATTGCGCGGCGCGTCTACGTCGGGGACGAAAAGATTCCGCGGGAGGGGCCCGCCCTCCTCGTGCTCAACCACATTTCGCACCTCGACCCCGTCGTCGACGCCGTCTTCGTGCACCGGCAGAAGCGGGTTCCGCGGTTTCTCGGCAAGGAGAGCCTCACCCGCACGCCGATCTTCGGGAAGGTCTTCGTCGGGTCCGGGCAGATCCCCGTCTCCCGCGGCTCCGCCGCCGCCGGGGACAGCCTCAAGGCCGCGCACCAGGCCCTCCAGGAAGGCAAAGTCGTCGTCATCTACCCCGAGGGCACCATCACGAAGGACCCCGCCGGCTGGCCGAAGGAGTCCTACACCGGCGCCGCCCGGCTCGCCATCCAGAACGACGTCCCCGTGATCCCCATCGCCCGCTGGGGCACCAGCCAGCTCTTCAACGGCTACACCAAGAAATTCAAGCCGTTCCCGCGCAAGACCATCACCCACAACGTCGGCGACCCGCTCGACCTCTCGGCCTACCGCGGGGGCAGCGCCCGCAGCGCCGCCAAGCTGCGCGAAGTCACCCAGGTCATGATGGACGAGGTCACGCGGCTGCTCGCCGAGATCCGGCACGAAGAGCCGCCGGCGGCGAAGCCGGGGGAAACCGCCTGA
- the cofC gene encoding 2-phospho-L-lactate guanylyltransferase, which yields MDVDLVVPMKHPRDGKSRLRGAVEPEAHPGLVLALAADTLAAVTASAHVRRVVLVAAAPAAVAELRDLGVEVVAEPPEKTLNAAFRHGEALLRADDPGAVVGALQADLPALRAVDLAGALAEADGRRAFVADRQGTGTTLLLSAPGRPLDPRFGPGSAREHETSGATPLRGAFPTLRSDVDTPADLAHVRALGVGKHTAAELGGPRAELFT from the coding sequence GTGGACGTGGACCTGGTCGTGCCGATGAAACACCCCCGCGACGGCAAGTCGCGGCTGCGTGGTGCCGTCGAACCCGAAGCGCATCCCGGGCTCGTCCTCGCCCTCGCCGCCGACACCCTCGCCGCCGTCACCGCGAGTGCGCACGTCAGGCGCGTCGTGCTCGTCGCCGCCGCGCCGGCCGCCGTCGCCGAGCTCCGGGACCTCGGGGTCGAGGTGGTCGCCGAGCCACCCGAGAAAACGCTCAACGCCGCCTTCCGCCACGGCGAAGCCCTCCTCCGCGCCGATGATCCCGGCGCGGTCGTCGGCGCGCTGCAGGCCGATCTTCCCGCGCTGCGCGCCGTCGACCTGGCCGGCGCGCTGGCCGAGGCGGACGGGCGCCGGGCCTTCGTCGCCGATCGGCAGGGCACCGGCACCACCCTCCTGCTGTCCGCGCCCGGCCGGCCCCTCGACCCGCGCTTCGGGCCCGGCTCGGCGCGCGAGCACGAAACCTCCGGCGCGACGCCGCTCCGGGGCGCCTTCCCGACCCTGCGCAGCGACGTCGACACCCCGGCCGATCTCGCCCACGTCCGCGCGCTGGGTGTCGGAAAACACACCGCCGCCGAACTCGGTGGACCCCGCGCCGAGCTGTTCACCTGA